A window of Corallococcus macrosporus DSM 14697 contains these coding sequences:
- a CDS encoding cupin-like domain-containing protein codes for MEATPIPAYDLEAFRQLVEKSPDVLTRQPCVVRGFTDKWLASKRWGELDALSEMFGHLPVTAGAPQFVTQKQAKMCQVMTDFGTYLEYVKAPERVEALFEGKWSKGSAQLLRELGLPLYSGNLRLVRHAREEVFSQLDPILPEPLEHFNNEIPYYYQSGNHVWLYVSLKGALTPLHQDNNAVIAYLAQLRGQKRAILYSAEDKRHYYNPDVGYLDPLNPNDDEFPTWREARPWTGLLNPGELLIWGPNWAHHVVTLSDSTTVSFDFINALNLRAYAKSVDWRDELGRFARKNAELIRTRIPDRRVHDALTGASDPELGRELMICVLRSALAGSQPERSARVRRELLAALEEDAAPELKPAAAGAV; via the coding sequence ATGGAAGCCACACCGATTCCCGCCTATGACCTCGAAGCGTTCCGCCAACTGGTGGAGAAGTCGCCGGACGTGCTCACCCGGCAGCCTTGCGTGGTGCGGGGCTTCACTGACAAGTGGCTCGCCAGCAAGCGGTGGGGCGAGCTGGACGCGCTCAGCGAGATGTTCGGGCACCTGCCGGTGACGGCTGGCGCGCCGCAGTTCGTCACCCAGAAGCAGGCGAAGATGTGCCAGGTGATGACCGACTTCGGGACCTATCTGGAGTACGTCAAGGCCCCGGAGCGCGTGGAGGCGCTCTTCGAGGGGAAGTGGTCGAAGGGCAGCGCGCAGCTCCTGCGGGAGCTCGGCCTGCCCCTGTACAGCGGGAACCTCCGGCTGGTCCGCCATGCCCGGGAGGAGGTCTTCTCGCAGCTCGACCCCATCCTCCCGGAGCCGCTGGAGCACTTCAACAACGAGATCCCGTACTACTACCAGTCAGGCAACCACGTCTGGCTGTACGTGAGCCTGAAGGGCGCGCTCACGCCGCTGCACCAGGACAACAACGCGGTCATCGCCTACCTGGCGCAACTGCGGGGGCAGAAGCGGGCGATCCTCTACAGCGCCGAGGACAAGCGCCACTACTACAACCCGGACGTCGGCTACCTGGACCCCCTGAACCCCAACGATGACGAGTTCCCGACCTGGCGCGAAGCCCGCCCGTGGACCGGGCTGCTCAATCCCGGGGAGCTGCTCATCTGGGGACCGAACTGGGCGCACCACGTCGTGACGCTGTCGGACTCGACCACCGTCAGCTTCGACTTCATCAACGCCCTCAACCTGCGCGCGTACGCGAAGTCGGTGGACTGGAGGGACGAGCTGGGCCGGTTCGCGAGGAAGAACGCGGAGCTGATTCGCACGCGTATCCCGGACCGCCGCGTGCATGACGCGCTGACGGGCGCCAGTGACCCGGAGCTCGGGCGCGAGCTGATGATCTGCGTCCTTCGAAGCGCCCTGGCCGGCTCGCAGCCGGAGCGGTCAGCGCGGGTCAGGCGTGAGCTGCTGGCGGCGCTCGAGGAAGACGCGGCGCCGGAGCTCAAGCCGGCAGCGGCTGGAGCGGTGTGA
- a CDS encoding arginase family protein → MSGASPRASLFGWPDRSLALAEPGALCVVGAPTDLGNPIARGAAKGPAAIREASQLLAPPRVPGCDWGDVAGPANLARYLERLAATTKDILARGLRPLFLGGDHSISYAPVSVLQSAGDLCLVWIDAHTDFSPWEGTPFHDHKQVLRRLSKLPGVRRIVQIGYRGITVGDERSLGDDAVVITSARARNLSDAELLALVPEALPCYVSIDIDAVDPFHAPGTGAPVPDGLHPLHVRRILSALVRERRISGLDVVEVNPVLDVQTSTSAIAAELIREAADQWHSQLGRSNRAS, encoded by the coding sequence ATGAGCGGAGCAAGCCCGCGCGCGTCGCTGTTCGGCTGGCCGGACCGCAGCCTGGCGCTGGCTGAGCCGGGCGCGCTCTGCGTCGTGGGCGCGCCGACGGACCTGGGCAACCCGATCGCTCGCGGCGCGGCGAAGGGCCCCGCGGCGATACGCGAGGCGAGCCAGCTCCTGGCACCCCCTCGGGTCCCTGGCTGCGATTGGGGCGACGTGGCGGGGCCGGCGAACCTGGCGCGCTACCTGGAGCGGCTGGCGGCGACGACGAAGGACATCCTGGCGCGCGGCCTGCGCCCCTTGTTCCTCGGCGGCGACCATTCCATCAGCTACGCGCCCGTGTCGGTGCTGCAGTCCGCCGGGGACCTGTGCCTGGTCTGGATTGACGCGCACACGGACTTCAGCCCGTGGGAGGGGACGCCGTTCCACGACCACAAGCAGGTGCTGCGCAGGCTGTCGAAGCTGCCCGGCGTGCGCAGGATCGTGCAGATCGGCTACCGGGGAATCACGGTGGGCGACGAGCGCTCGCTGGGGGATGACGCCGTCGTCATCACCTCGGCCCGCGCGCGCAACCTGTCCGACGCCGAGCTCCTGGCGCTCGTGCCGGAAGCGCTGCCCTGCTACGTCTCCATCGACATCGACGCGGTGGACCCGTTCCATGCGCCCGGCACCGGCGCCCCGGTGCCAGATGGCCTGCACCCGCTGCACGTGCGCCGGATCCTGAGCGCGCTGGTGCGCGAACGCAGGATCTCGGGGCTCGACGTGGTCGAGGTCAACCCGGTGCTCGACGTCCAGACCTCGACGAGCGCGATCGCCGCGGAGCTCATTCGCGAGGCCGCGGACCAATGGCATTCCCAGCTCGGGCGCTCGAACCGCGCGAGCTAG